The Dehalogenimonas sp. 4OHTPN genome window below encodes:
- a CDS encoding sigma-70 family RNA polymerase sigma factor, whose translation MDEPEEAALVRRCQAGDAEAFRILVERHKNVLFGVAYLMTHDRPAAEDAVQEGLVQIWRCLPSLRDPSKVKPWLIRIVVNEVKQQFRMKHVPVAPLEAAADFPDETDLPEQQLISAERRQLIKRALTTLPPEQREAVVLRFYSDLTVPEIAGITNQPLGTIKSRISRALAHLGKELGYEGLR comes from the coding sequence TTGGATGAGCCGGAAGAAGCGGCCTTAGTCCGCCGCTGCCAGGCGGGAGATGCGGAGGCATTCCGCATCCTTGTCGAGAGGCATAAAAACGTCCTCTTCGGCGTCGCCTATCTGATGACTCATGACCGGCCTGCCGCCGAAGATGCCGTCCAGGAAGGTCTCGTTCAGATCTGGAGATGCCTGCCGTCCCTCCGCGACCCTTCAAAGGTCAAACCCTGGCTGATACGCATCGTGGTTAATGAAGTGAAGCAGCAATTCAGGATGAAACATGTGCCTGTCGCCCCGCTCGAAGCCGCCGCCGACTTCCCGGACGAGACGGATTTGCCGGAACAGCAGCTCATCTCCGCTGAAAGGCGACAGCTGATCAAGCGCGCCCTTACCACGCTGCCGCCGGAGCAGCGGGAGGCGGTGGTGCTGCGTTTTTACTCGGACCTGACCGTGCCGGAGATCGCCGGTATCACCAACCAGCCCCTTGGCACGATCAAGTCCCGCATCTCCCGCGCCCTGGCGCATCTTGGCAAAGAGTTGGGTTACGAGGGTTTGAGGTGA
- a CDS encoding twin-arginine translocation signal domain-containing protein, with the protein MGRFDGGLSRRRFIKSAALTGAGVAVFGLESCTQNLGVDQPEDGFFHFFGYGTTSAGEWDAEVAVDALSWQPGAQISLDVSLYLPNSIIQKLAPKIIVEQVCLLVTAERAFDADGIHRFPSHERMSSYVTPTGLAVEGGVQGAVTRRFGGRYQTPLDEFLTVPLEAPPTASDERRIVFRLLPTVPAEVPPGIYRLRLDFGVVAKGKNYSLAGLAFAQRPAASAMPAESHFYSCPFKVSGRQPDGRFIDASTIKPRLPWVILSGYGSNGYSGVVAEEDKASFALSPRNIIPDDVILPLYSDDNKTKAVYSLEPRFPTQTIEARNAIPMDHTRGEVSVKIIGPDGHTDDLGRFPFTSLSGGWPTTSNPAVTAWKPPAYGEYTVNVTGYVEDIWGNRYDGGGSYRFAIAKRMTLATATFQGAAFQVGGKYGRDLGFAPAVPADVFVAADLYPDSDPGKKKTLTFSGRASPSGIFGAAQGAMQLALDSPGEYFAHIKTRYIDQDGHLWLCSVRHAGVVYPPDSAIVAHGKKLTIGGKYVDRGETKFEGYVDASGENHLAHLNYPYNSGDVLLIGSEQQGANKIEPVLTYDFKAAPLAYEARWQTIGVTNVSFKTSNNYSPQLFPEFITDRAYFYAGAPRPGFMSRFIVGSDGLKAPYWPVSPNSFGGQINASSNGDLPGTIYRLIGGVALFQKGQPPAYAGYLASSFVMPGKSNNNRVIAPGAEELLGADGTKARLFLVSIRPGMTYETGAAFVPVAQIDPVLPAVVTFKLTYPDGRAFTAQGTGDSGGSFASKDRWTLDVPGVYRYTIEADWQGNKGYMPGMPPEGGKIFVIERSRLPQSPELSLVIKEQTTFSQSGTLTINGQSTGDEVHFAAVTPGAITSQGVIPVKNGKFSFVFDPAAVARSSPFYDVKNLRTNQPEVKRVIHLTLFSRERAVSGQVYHSFVRLIIRGTTVFYTY; encoded by the coding sequence ATGGGGCGTTTTGACGGCGGACTTTCCCGGCGGCGGTTCATTAAAAGCGCCGCGCTCACCGGCGCCGGGGTTGCCGTCTTCGGCCTGGAGTCCTGCACCCAGAACCTGGGGGTAGACCAGCCTGAGGATGGCTTTTTCCATTTCTTCGGTTACGGCACAACCTCGGCCGGGGAGTGGGATGCTGAAGTGGCGGTGGACGCGCTGTCGTGGCAGCCGGGAGCCCAAATCAGCCTGGATGTTTCGCTCTACCTGCCGAATTCAATCATCCAGAAACTGGCACCCAAGATTATCGTCGAACAGGTTTGCCTGCTCGTTACCGCCGAGCGCGCCTTCGATGCCGACGGGATACACCGCTTCCCGTCTCACGAACGAATGTCCAGCTATGTAACGCCCACCGGTCTCGCCGTCGAAGGCGGGGTTCAAGGGGCGGTCACCCGACGTTTCGGCGGCCGGTACCAGACGCCGCTGGACGAATTTCTGACCGTGCCTCTCGAAGCGCCGCCGACAGCCTCGGACGAACGGCGCATTGTTTTCAGGCTGCTCCCGACCGTGCCGGCCGAGGTGCCACCGGGCATCTACCGGCTGCGTCTCGATTTCGGCGTTGTCGCCAAAGGCAAAAACTACTCCCTGGCCGGACTGGCTTTCGCCCAGCGGCCGGCGGCTTCCGCCATGCCCGCTGAATCTCATTTTTATTCCTGTCCCTTCAAAGTCAGCGGCCGCCAGCCGGACGGCAGGTTTATCGATGCCTCAACCATTAAACCCCGCCTGCCCTGGGTCATTCTTTCGGGCTACGGCTCCAACGGCTACTCGGGAGTGGTCGCCGAGGAGGACAAAGCCTCATTCGCCCTGTCGCCCCGCAACATCATCCCTGATGATGTCATCCTGCCGTTGTACTCTGATGACAACAAGACTAAGGCGGTGTATTCGCTGGAGCCGCGTTTTCCCACCCAGACCATTGAGGCCAGGAACGCCATACCGATGGACCACACCCGGGGCGAGGTCTCGGTCAAGATTATCGGGCCAGACGGCCATACCGATGACCTCGGCCGGTTTCCTTTTACGTCTCTGAGCGGCGGTTGGCCTACCACCTCCAACCCGGCCGTTACCGCCTGGAAGCCTCCGGCTTACGGAGAGTACACGGTCAACGTCACCGGCTATGTGGAAGATATCTGGGGCAACCGGTATGACGGCGGCGGCAGCTACCGTTTCGCCATCGCTAAAAGAATGACGCTGGCTACTGCCACCTTTCAGGGAGCGGCGTTTCAGGTCGGCGGAAAATACGGCCGGGACCTGGGGTTCGCTCCGGCGGTGCCGGCAGATGTTTTTGTGGCGGCGGACCTGTATCCTGATTCAGATCCGGGCAAGAAAAAAACGCTCACCTTCTCCGGCCGTGCCTCGCCTTCAGGCATCTTCGGCGCGGCGCAGGGCGCCATGCAGCTGGCGCTTGACTCGCCCGGCGAATATTTTGCCCACATCAAGACCAGGTACATAGACCAGGACGGGCATTTATGGCTGTGTTCGGTACGCCATGCCGGCGTCGTCTACCCGCCGGATTCTGCCATTGTCGCCCACGGTAAAAAGCTGACCATCGGCGGCAAATACGTAGACCGCGGCGAAACCAAATTTGAGGGTTATGTTGATGCTTCGGGCGAAAATCACCTGGCGCACCTCAACTATCCCTATAACAGCGGCGATGTGCTGCTTATCGGGTCGGAACAGCAGGGGGCTAACAAGATTGAGCCGGTTTTGACCTATGATTTCAAGGCGGCGCCGCTTGCTTACGAAGCCCGCTGGCAAACCATCGGCGTTACCAACGTCAGCTTCAAGACCTCCAACAACTATTCACCCCAGCTGTTCCCGGAATTCATCACCGACCGGGCATATTTTTACGCCGGCGCGCCGCGGCCGGGTTTCATGTCCCGTTTTATCGTCGGCTCGGACGGCCTCAAGGCGCCGTACTGGCCGGTAAGCCCCAACTCCTTCGGCGGGCAGATCAACGCGTCGAGCAATGGCGACCTGCCCGGCACCATCTACCGGCTGATCGGCGGCGTGGCCTTATTTCAAAAAGGCCAGCCCCCCGCCTACGCCGGGTATCTGGCATCAAGCTTTGTCATGCCGGGCAAATCCAACAACAACCGGGTCATCGCCCCCGGCGCCGAGGAACTGCTTGGCGCCGACGGGACTAAAGCGCGGCTATTCCTGGTAAGCATTCGCCCGGGGATGACCTACGAGACCGGAGCTGCCTTCGTACCGGTTGCCCAAATTGATCCGGTGCTGCCGGCGGTGGTCACTTTCAAGCTGACTTATCCTGATGGCCGCGCTTTCACCGCCCAGGGCACCGGCGATTCCGGCGGTTCTTTTGCCAGTAAGGACCGCTGGACGCTGGATGTCCCCGGCGTCTACCGCTATACCATTGAAGCTGACTGGCAGGGCAATAAGGGTTATATGCCGGGGATGCCGCCAGAGGGCGGCAAGATCTTCGTCATTGAAAGGTCGCGTTTGCCGCAAAGCCCGGAGCTTTCACTGGTAATCAAAGAACAGACGACTTTTTCCCAGAGCGGCACTTTAACCATCAACGGTCAGAGTACCGGGGATGAGGTTCACTTCGCGGCGGTCACGCCCGGCGCCATCACCTCTCAAGGGGTGATCCCGGTGAAGAACGGCAAGTTCAGCTTCGTCTTCGATCCCGCGGCCGTCGCCCGGTCATCTCCGTTCTACGATGTTAAAAACCTTCGGACCAACCAGCCGGAGGTCAAACGGGTGATTCATTTGACGTTGTTCAGCAGGGAGAGGGCGGTAAGCGGCCAGGTGTACCATTCCTTCGTTCGGCTGATCATCCGCGGCACCACGGTCTTTTATACTTACTAG
- a CDS encoding reductive dehalogenase translates to MSIFHSTVSRREFMKGLGLVSAGVGGAMAAAPAFHDLDELIQSSVSSRKRAWWVKEVDEPTVEIDWSLMQRHYNYSTQSAAVVAAYPGLERYNAETATGPSPADRMKNNQPGYRLRDQALASANGIGNGALGDTNSNLKFGQKTVQTPEERGVPKWTGSAEEATLMLRAAMVFFGSAEIGTAAIDDHHQKLIGLTGENPSISYYDKQPPTTVTKPIVFSQTDSSFRFDDKTRITYLPNVPLYSVTYLIPQDSELNRMRPGTLGGVAQTRYRLREVPRACTQGFIQGLGYQSMLDEPYRAIPSNAGAVLGGLSENGRHSIMSISPEFGAFGGYFDLLTTLPLEHTKPIDAGMWRFCQSCGLCADLCPSGSIVKKGEGEPTWEVRTSNEPKAHILPWEGIRTAGEFHKLGRKTYWTDMPQCQLWVRRNMNGERCNVCWGNCVFNGANGAMIHQVVKATASVTPIFNSFFSAMHPTMGYGMRTGEDIEEWWHMSLPAYGFDSTVYAKHMGY, encoded by the coding sequence GTGTCTATCTTTCACAGCACAGTCAGCCGCAGGGAGTTCATGAAAGGCCTAGGCCTGGTCAGCGCCGGCGTCGGCGGCGCGATGGCCGCAGCCCCGGCGTTCCACGACCTGGACGAACTGATTCAATCCAGCGTGTCATCCCGGAAGCGCGCCTGGTGGGTCAAGGAAGTCGATGAGCCGACGGTCGAAATCGACTGGTCTTTGATGCAGCGCCATTACAACTACAGCACCCAGTCGGCCGCGGTCGTGGCGGCCTATCCCGGCCTGGAAAGGTACAACGCTGAGACAGCGACCGGACCGAGCCCGGCGGACAGGATGAAAAACAATCAGCCCGGCTACCGGTTGCGGGATCAGGCCCTGGCTTCCGCCAACGGCATCGGCAACGGCGCCCTCGGGGATACCAACTCCAATCTCAAATTCGGTCAGAAAACAGTCCAGACTCCGGAAGAGCGCGGCGTACCGAAGTGGACCGGCTCGGCCGAAGAGGCGACATTAATGCTGAGAGCGGCCATGGTCTTCTTCGGTTCAGCCGAAATCGGCACCGCCGCCATTGATGATCACCATCAAAAACTGATCGGCTTGACCGGCGAGAATCCAAGCATTTCATACTACGACAAGCAGCCCCCGACCACGGTCACCAAGCCGATTGTGTTCTCGCAGACCGATTCGAGTTTCAGGTTTGACGATAAAACCAGAATCACGTATCTGCCCAATGTGCCCCTATACAGCGTGACTTATCTGATCCCGCAGGACAGCGAGTTGAACCGGATGCGCCCCGGGACGCTGGGAGGTGTCGCCCAGACCCGCTACCGCCTGCGCGAGGTGCCGCGCGCCTGCACCCAGGGTTTCATCCAGGGCCTGGGCTACCAGAGCATGCTTGACGAACCGTACCGCGCCATTCCTTCCAACGCCGGCGCCGTACTGGGCGGTTTGAGCGAGAACGGCCGCCACTCCATCATGTCCATCAGCCCGGAATTCGGCGCTTTCGGCGGCTACTTCGATCTGCTGACAACGCTGCCACTGGAGCACACCAAGCCGATCGACGCCGGCATGTGGCGGTTCTGCCAGAGCTGCGGCTTATGCGCTGACCTCTGCCCATCCGGTTCGATAGTCAAGAAAGGCGAAGGCGAGCCGACCTGGGAAGTCCGGACGAGCAATGAACCTAAAGCGCATATTCTGCCATGGGAAGGCATACGAACGGCGGGCGAGTTCCATAAGCTCGGCCGCAAGACCTACTGGACCGATATGCCCCAATGCCAGCTCTGGGTAAGGCGGAATATGAACGGGGAAAGATGCAATGTTTGCTGGGGCAACTGCGTCTTCAACGGGGCCAACGGAGCCATGATCCACCAGGTGGTGAAGGCGACGGCTTCCGTCACTCCGATCTTCAACAGCTTCTTCTCTGCGATGCATCCCACGATGGGCTACGGCATGAGGACCGGAGAGGATATCGAGGAATGGTGGCATATGTCCCTGCCGGCCTATGGCTTTGATTCCACCGTCTATGCCAAACACATGGGTTACTAA
- a CDS encoding radical SAM protein — protein sequence MKALLVFPPQWTPFRPYLSLPSLYAYLKDNGVDVIQKDFNLEAYDLMLSESYLSGISQQLKNQFSGWELKDRLAPGTEQKQYNDLFMAKTLAPLLAGKIEAAKNTYRDPQKFYDPEILAGARNTITQALQAVSLAYFPTNIGLSSFEMPSFKGSFQDLKQATQNRLENPYIQLCEEYLLPFVRDEAPEVIGITISGESQLIPALTIARLLKAGNKKAHIVVGGYVVTMLADVIVKYAELFDIFFDSAIINDGEQPLLELIRCVEKGGSLFNVPNLIFRDAVGIHVTDKKPPEDINALPPPSFDGLALEKYLSPEPVLPVLSSRGCYWSRCAFCTHSLAYGMAYQVRDPVKFVDDIELLVKKHGVKHIALSDEGTSPNSINRIADEILRRGLDVRCSTSIRPERQFTPELCRKMAAAGFREVYIGIESSCDRVLGLINKGTTTAVNEEVLRNMCQAGIWDHVYIMFGFPGETMAEARQTFSFLAQNKDIIRSLGISNFSVGRNSRVMKNPGDYGVTLPRSTEDTDFKLYLPYLVSDGLTDIQGWELTAECLATVATQLAGDAFLEKIGHHYDKACILPQYLSHYEKTDPLLASIFKMKKPARKKTPKKLTAASMPALKPGVVMERLHFNLRAVWENIQNKRAEPVYPDESWSLFDIERNRFKRISDSGAEMLSGWNGKRPISAIARDLARKYRLPLREVERECLDMAQSLVDEGYALALQAEN from the coding sequence GTGAAAGCCCTTCTGGTATTCCCGCCTCAATGGACGCCGTTCCGGCCTTACCTCAGCTTACCGTCCCTTTATGCATACCTGAAAGACAATGGCGTTGACGTCATTCAAAAGGACTTCAATCTTGAAGCCTATGACTTAATGCTTTCGGAAAGTTACCTCTCCGGGATCAGCCAACAGCTGAAAAACCAATTCTCAGGCTGGGAATTAAAGGACCGGCTGGCGCCGGGCACGGAGCAAAAACAGTACAACGACCTGTTCATGGCGAAAACACTGGCGCCGCTGCTGGCGGGAAAAATCGAGGCCGCCAAAAACACCTACCGGGACCCTCAAAAATTCTACGATCCCGAGATCCTGGCCGGTGCCCGGAACACCATCACCCAGGCGCTGCAGGCGGTATCACTGGCCTATTTCCCGACCAACATCGGCCTTTCGTCGTTCGAAATGCCGTCATTTAAGGGATCGTTCCAGGATTTGAAACAGGCGACGCAAAACCGGCTAGAGAATCCTTACATTCAGCTTTGTGAGGAATACCTGCTGCCGTTTGTGCGGGATGAAGCTCCGGAGGTCATCGGCATCACCATATCCGGCGAGAGTCAGCTCATTCCGGCGCTCACCATTGCGCGGCTCCTCAAGGCCGGAAACAAGAAAGCGCATATCGTCGTCGGCGGCTACGTCGTGACCATGCTGGCCGATGTGATCGTCAAATACGCGGAACTTTTTGATATCTTCTTCGACAGCGCGATTATCAACGATGGAGAACAGCCGCTGCTGGAGCTAATCCGATGCGTCGAGAAGGGTGGATCTTTATTCAACGTTCCGAATTTGATTTTCCGCGACGCCGTGGGCATCCATGTCACCGATAAGAAGCCGCCGGAAGACATCAACGCCCTGCCGCCTCCGAGCTTCGACGGACTGGCGCTGGAAAAATACCTCAGCCCGGAGCCGGTGCTGCCGGTATTGTCGTCCCGGGGCTGCTACTGGAGCCGGTGCGCCTTCTGTACCCACAGTCTGGCTTACGGCATGGCGTACCAGGTTCGGGACCCGGTCAAATTCGTCGATGACATAGAGTTATTAGTGAAAAAACACGGGGTCAAGCACATCGCCCTTTCGGATGAGGGGACTTCGCCGAATTCAATCAACCGGATTGCCGATGAGATCTTGAGACGCGGCCTCGATGTGCGTTGTTCCACCAGCATCAGGCCGGAGCGGCAGTTTACCCCGGAGCTGTGCCGGAAAATGGCTGCCGCCGGCTTCCGGGAAGTTTACATAGGCATTGAATCAAGCTGCGACCGGGTCCTCGGCCTCATAAACAAAGGCACCACGACGGCGGTAAATGAAGAGGTGCTGCGCAACATGTGCCAGGCCGGCATCTGGGATCACGTTTATATCATGTTCGGCTTTCCGGGCGAAACCATGGCGGAAGCCCGCCAGACGTTCAGTTTTCTAGCGCAGAACAAAGACATCATCAGGTCGCTGGGAATAAGCAATTTCTCGGTTGGGCGGAACTCCCGGGTGATGAAGAATCCTGGTGACTATGGCGTGACCCTGCCCCGGTCCACCGAAGACACCGACTTCAAATTATACCTGCCGTATCTGGTCTCGGATGGACTGACCGATATACAAGGCTGGGAACTGACAGCGGAATGCCTGGCTACGGTAGCCACCCAACTGGCCGGTGACGCCTTCCTCGAAAAGATAGGCCATCATTACGATAAAGCCTGCATCTTGCCCCAATACCTCTCACATTATGAGAAAACAGACCCGCTGTTGGCGTCGATTTTTAAGATGAAGAAACCGGCCAGAAAAAAGACGCCTAAGAAACTTACCGCCGCTTCAATGCCGGCCCTCAAGCCCGGCGTGGTGATGGAGCGGCTGCATTTTAATCTTCGGGCAGTCTGGGAAAACATCCAAAACAAACGCGCCGAGCCAGTTTATCCGGACGAAAGCTGGTCCCTGTTCGACATCGAGCGCAATCGGTTCAAACGAATTTCAGACAGCGGCGCGGAGATGCTCTCCGGCTGGAACGGCAAACGGCCGATCTCGGCGATCGCCCGTGATCTGGCCAGAAAATACCGGCTGCCGCTGCGTGAAGTCGAACGGGAGTGTTTAGACATGGCGCAATCCCTTGTCGATGAAGGCTACGCCCTCGCCCTTCAAGCCGAAAACTGA
- the secA gene encoding preprotein translocase subunit SecA yields MFKWLGKMVDSNEKEIKKLQPLVSAVNALEPEFMALTDEELKSKTAGFKAKVTAEYESLKGDIDSLRSQLAVTVGQEDRNKLKDKIITLENSCFEEIIPAAFAAVREAARRTLGLRHYDVQLMGGAVLHDGRIAEMKTGEGKTLVATLSLYLNSLLGRGAHLITQNDYLARRDAYWMGPVYHALGVSVASIYPMQTPDEHQPSRLFEPSYNSGKDNDPWRHYRPVPRKEAYAADITYGTSAEFGFDYLRDNMVIDLSQCVQRPDGPYFAIVDEVDNLLIDEARTPLIISAPDFEAGKLYQSFARLVLRLKPAEDYEVKIKERLAELTEDGWTKVEGLLKREGLLKSENLYDPQNSSLMRHLRNALSAKEFYLRDRQYVVDRDPDGQPGIVIVDEFTGRKMVGRRYSEGLHQAIEAKEGLKVREETKTYASITIQNYFRMYDKLSGMTGTALTEAEEFSRIYKLEVVAIPTHRPMVRQDNTDQIYKDVPSKFKAVVREVEEMRAAGRPILLGTVSIENSDLISEMLRKKGILHEVLNAKKHEREAAIVAEAGKPGAVTVATNMAGRGVDIILGGKLEGYDPMADLKAHLAEELSKTPLDKDKLTEFERDIARAETEIARLQGQINTARLEYIQEIKTDASTAEKSGKLAEIESLEKKLKTTAEGYLAAYGGWVADMSRELPDSPKKTVCNIDTGRCQTVIDKERKRFNEWLERYVAVVKAGGLHVIGTERHEARRIDNQLRGRAGRQGDPGSSRFFVSLDDDIMRRFGGEMVRGLMDRFGFDENTPIENSLISRSLENAQKRVEGYNFDVRKNLVEYDDVVNKHREIIYGERKKILSGADLKSNILDMVKETIDGIVAERLTGLDYQDWDIAGLLADLSAFMPQPEGFTAEEISRLSSDEVAERLKCAAEAIYEKKEQDIGAPILRQIERHLMLRVMDTLWIEHLTFVEHLRLEAGWQTLRQVKAVDAYKNEGFRAFEDLLDGIKHDVVHAIFKVQVVKQPPGAAAPPRVQAHHAPLAVGAAPASPKAEVSSPMAGIAAPRTAAPTAKDAEGHKVGRNDPCPCGSGKKYKKCCGA; encoded by the coding sequence ATGTTCAAATGGCTCGGCAAAATGGTCGATTCCAATGAAAAAGAGATTAAAAAGCTCCAGCCTTTAGTTTCGGCGGTCAATGCCCTGGAGCCGGAGTTCATGGCGCTCACCGACGAGGAACTCAAATCCAAAACCGCCGGCTTCAAAGCCAAAGTCACCGCTGAATACGAATCTCTGAAAGGCGACATCGACAGTCTTCGATCCCAGCTGGCTGTCACCGTGGGCCAGGAAGACCGCAATAAGCTCAAAGACAAGATCATCACCCTGGAAAACTCCTGTTTCGAGGAGATCATACCTGCCGCTTTCGCCGCGGTGCGCGAAGCCGCCCGCCGCACCCTGGGCCTGCGCCATTATGACGTGCAGCTTATGGGCGGCGCCGTCCTTCACGACGGCCGGATCGCCGAGATGAAGACCGGCGAAGGCAAGACTCTCGTCGCCACCCTGTCTTTGTACCTGAATAGCCTTCTCGGCCGCGGCGCCCACCTGATCACTCAGAACGATTACCTGGCCCGCCGCGACGCCTACTGGATGGGCCCGGTCTACCACGCTTTGGGCGTATCGGTGGCTTCCATCTACCCCATGCAGACGCCGGACGAGCACCAGCCGTCGCGCCTCTTCGAACCGTCCTACAACTCCGGCAAGGACAATGACCCGTGGCGGCACTACCGGCCGGTGCCCCGCAAGGAGGCGTATGCCGCCGACATCACCTACGGCACCTCGGCCGAGTTCGGCTTCGACTACCTGCGCGATAATATGGTCATCGACCTGTCGCAGTGCGTGCAGCGGCCGGACGGCCCCTACTTCGCTATCGTCGACGAGGTGGACAATCTGCTCATTGACGAGGCGCGGACGCCTCTGATCATCTCCGCCCCGGACTTCGAGGCCGGCAAGCTGTATCAGTCCTTCGCCAGGCTGGTGCTGCGGCTGAAACCGGCGGAAGACTACGAGGTCAAGATCAAGGAGCGCCTGGCAGAACTCACCGAGGACGGCTGGACCAAGGTCGAGGGCCTCTTGAAGCGCGAAGGACTGCTCAAGTCGGAGAACCTCTACGACCCCCAGAATTCCTCGCTGATGCGCCACCTCCGCAACGCCCTGTCGGCCAAGGAGTTTTACCTCCGCGACCGGCAGTACGTGGTTGACCGGGACCCGGACGGCCAACCTGGAATTGTCATCGTGGATGAATTCACCGGCCGCAAGATGGTCGGCCGGCGCTATTCTGAAGGGCTGCACCAGGCCATCGAAGCCAAAGAAGGCCTCAAGGTCCGCGAGGAGACCAAAACCTACGCCTCAATCACCATCCAGAACTACTTCCGGATGTATGACAAGCTCTCCGGCATGACCGGCACCGCCCTGACCGAGGCCGAGGAGTTCTCGCGCATCTACAAACTGGAGGTGGTGGCCATTCCCACCCACCGCCCCATGGTGAGGCAGGACAACACCGACCAGATCTACAAAGACGTGCCCTCCAAGTTCAAGGCCGTCGTCCGAGAGGTCGAGGAGATGCGCGCCGCCGGCCGCCCGATACTCCTGGGCACCGTTTCCATCGAAAACTCGGATCTTATCTCGGAGATGCTCAGGAAGAAGGGCATACTTCATGAAGTCCTGAACGCTAAAAAGCACGAACGGGAGGCGGCCATCGTCGCCGAGGCCGGCAAGCCCGGCGCCGTCACCGTAGCCACCAACATGGCCGGCCGCGGCGTGGACATCATTCTTGGCGGCAAACTCGAGGGTTACGACCCGATGGCTGATCTGAAAGCTCATCTTGCCGAAGAACTGTCGAAAACGCCCCTGGATAAGGATAAACTGACCGAATTCGAACGTGACATCGCCCGGGCGGAGACTGAGATCGCCCGCCTTCAGGGCCAGATTAATACGGCGCGCCTGGAATATATCCAGGAAATCAAGACCGATGCCTCCACCGCCGAAAAAAGCGGCAAGCTGGCTGAAATCGAGTCACTTGAAAAGAAGCTTAAAACCACCGCCGAGGGTTACCTTGCCGCCTACGGCGGCTGGGTCGCCGATATGTCCCGCGAGCTGCCGGATAGTCCAAAAAAGACGGTCTGCAATATCGACACCGGCCGCTGCCAGACGGTGATCGACAAAGAACGCAAGCGTTTCAACGAGTGGCTGGAGCGCTACGTGGCGGTGGTCAAAGCCGGCGGCCTGCACGTCATCGGCACCGAACGCCACGAGGCTCGCCGCATTGACAACCAGCTTCGCGGCCGGGCCGGGCGCCAGGGCGACCCCGGCTCGTCGCGCTTCTTCGTCTCGCTGGATGACGACATCATGAGGCGCTTCGGCGGCGAGATGGTGCGCGGGCTGATGGACCGCTTCGGCTTCGATGAGAACACCCCCATAGAGAACTCGCTAATTTCCCGCTCCCTGGAAAACGCCCAGAAACGGGTCGAAGGCTATAACTTCGACGTCCGCAAGAACCTGGTCGAATATGACGATGTGGTCAACAAGCACCGCGAGATCATCTACGGCGAACGCAAGAAAATCCTGTCCGGCGCCGACTTGAAGTCTAACATCCTGGACATGGTCAAGGAGACCATTGATGGCATTGTCGCCGAGCGTTTGACCGGGCTGGACTATCAGGACTGGGACATCGCCGGGCTGCTCGCCGACCTGTCCGCCTTCATGCCTCAGCCGGAGGGTTTCACCGCCGAGGAGATCTCCCGCCTGTCATCCGATGAGGTGGCCGAACGCCTGAAGTGCGCCGCTGAAGCCATCTACGAAAAGAAGGAACAGGACATCGGCGCGCCCATCCTGCGCCAGATCGAGCGCCACCTGATGCTCCGGGTGATGGACACGCTGTGGATAGAGCACCTGACTTTCGTCGAGCACCTGCGGCTGGAGGCCGGCTGGCAGACGTTACGGCAGGTCAAGGCGGTTGACGCTTATAAGAACGAAGGTTTCCGCGCTTTCGAAGACCTGCTGGACGGCATCAAACATGACGTTGTCCATGCCATTTTCAAAGTCCAGGTGGTCAAGCAGCCGCCCGGCGCCGCCGCGCCGCCGCGGGTTCAGGCTCATCACGCTCCTCTTGCCGTCGGGGCGGCGCCCGCCTCGCCCAAAGCCGAGGTCTCATCGCCCATGGCCGGAATAGCCGCCCCCAGGACGGCGGCGCCAACCGCCAAAGACGCCGAAGGTCACAAGGTCGGCCGCAACGATCCCTGCCCCTGCGGCAGCGGTAAAAAATACAAGAAATGCTGCGGAGCCTAG